The following coding sequences are from one Elusimicrobium minutum Pei191 window:
- a CDS encoding ankyrin repeat domain-containing protein, which produces MKKILIIAIVLVALILGYKYYQKNKGPKMSKRAKQRAAEKAAQETVAEEVAKLPPSLPTEEQKRYLFLMAAKSDTKSIKSVLEQNVSPDFSVNMADMVDNFPLFRSEIKQPLLAYIEPNTTNWTLVFMAVASNNTELVKYLNERNADFKVKGPNGEDLVAIAAKHNNISVLEILLNNGLAPVIDPTDKNNYLSLAFQTYNIPLATIIYKGAVKNNIDVSSLIPDFEKSIAEGREHFINFLIENTGADLNQTFKNGMSVMHVAAANLQADTVRNFALKGIDLDLKDNNGRTPLFYTAGQTRSEKTINFLVENGADINVQDNNGVTPLLLAISKKDDILTNKLLDAKADVNLADFNGFTPLMMAIQTGNYTLANKIIEAGANVNTQAKNGTTALMLAARRGSYSMCRTLVQKGASNRFKNKEGLKASDIAVQRGYVNIFDMLEKN; this is translated from the coding sequence ATGAAAAAAATATTAATTATAGCGATAGTATTGGTTGCCTTAATATTAGGTTATAAATACTATCAAAAAAACAAAGGGCCTAAGATGTCAAAAAGAGCCAAACAAAGAGCTGCGGAAAAAGCAGCTCAGGAAACCGTGGCGGAGGAAGTTGCAAAATTGCCTCCTTCTTTGCCTACTGAAGAGCAAAAAAGATATCTTTTTTTAATGGCGGCGAAAAGCGACACTAAAAGCATAAAATCTGTTTTAGAACAAAATGTTTCCCCTGATTTTAGCGTAAATATGGCAGATATGGTAGATAACTTTCCTCTTTTCCGCTCTGAAATTAAACAGCCTTTATTGGCATATATCGAACCTAACACCACTAATTGGACGCTGGTTTTTATGGCGGTAGCGTCTAACAATACCGAGTTGGTTAAATATTTAAACGAACGAAATGCCGACTTTAAAGTAAAAGGACCAAATGGGGAAGATTTGGTTGCCATCGCGGCTAAGCATAATAATATTTCCGTACTCGAAATTTTGTTAAACAACGGTTTGGCCCCTGTAATTGACCCGACTGATAAAAACAATTATCTTTCCTTAGCTTTTCAAACATATAATATTCCGCTTGCTACGATTATTTATAAAGGTGCGGTAAAAAACAATATAGACGTTTCTTCATTAATACCTGATTTTGAAAAATCTATAGCCGAAGGAAGAGAACACTTTATCAACTTTCTTATTGAAAATACCGGGGCTGACTTGAACCAAACGTTTAAGAACGGCATGTCCGTAATGCATGTCGCGGCCGCTAACCTGCAAGCCGATACTGTTAGAAATTTTGCGCTTAAAGGCATAGACCTTGATTTAAAAGACAATAACGGCAGAACTCCGCTTTTTTATACGGCAGGCCAAACAAGGTCGGAAAAAACTATCAATTTTCTTGTTGAAAACGGTGCCGATATTAACGTTCAGGATAATAACGGGGTAACTCCTCTTTTGCTTGCCATATCTAAAAAAGACGATATTTTAACAAATAAACTTCTAGACGCAAAAGCAGACGTTAATTTGGCCGACTTTAACGGTTTTACCCCTTTAATGATGGCTATACAAACCGGAAACTACACTCTTGCCAATAAAATTATTGAAGCCGGCGCAAACGTTAACACTCAGGCAAAAAACGGAACTACAGCTCTTATGCTCGCAGCAAGAAGAGGCAGCTACAGCATGTGCCGCACACTTGTGCAAAAAGGAGCCTCCAACAGGTTTAAAAATAAAGAAGGTTTAAAAGCTTCCGATATAGCGGTACAACGGGGTTATGTTAATATTTTTGATATGCTTGAAAAAAATTAA
- a CDS encoding type IV pilin protein, with the protein MNKKGFTLIELLVVVLIIGILAAIALPQYNAAVAKSRFTQLVLLASAIRNSEQIYFMQTGTYTDD; encoded by the coding sequence ATGAATAAAAAAGGCTTTACATTAATAGAATTATTAGTTGTTGTGCTTATTATAGGCATACTTGCCGCTATAGCTTTGCCGCAATACAACGCGGCTGTGGCAAAATCACGCTTTACGCAGCTTGTTTTGTTAGCTTCCGCCATAAGAAATTCCGAACAAATATATTTTATGCAAACAGGCACATATACAGATGATTAA
- a CDS encoding tRNA (cytidine(34)-2'-O)-methyltransferase, producing MNIVLINPEIPFNTGNIGRSCVATGTKLHLVGKLGFKIEDKEIRRSGLDYWVNLDYKTYKDFDGFLSSVENKESMFFFSTKGKKSFWDIKYPPDSYLIFGSESCGFPKEIYETYKEKLFTIPMTGPVRSLNLSTSAGVVLFEALRQQR from the coding sequence ATGAATATCGTTTTAATCAACCCAGAAATTCCTTTTAATACCGGTAATATCGGCCGCTCTTGCGTGGCCACGGGCACAAAACTCCATCTTGTGGGCAAACTCGGTTTTAAAATAGAAGATAAAGAAATAAGAAGAAGCGGCCTTGACTATTGGGTAAACTTAGATTATAAAACTTACAAAGATTTTGACGGATTTTTATCTTCCGTTGAAAATAAAGAATCCATGTTTTTCTTTTCCACAAAAGGCAAAAAAAGTTTTTGGGATATAAAATATCCTCCGGACAGCTACCTTATTTTCGGAAGCGAGTCCTGCGGTTTTCCCAAAGAGATTTACGAAACTTATAAAGAAAAGCTGTTCACAATACCTATGACAGGGCCGGTAAGATCTTTAAATCTTTCCACCAGCGCCGGAGTCGTTTTATTTGAAGCGTTAAGACAGCAACGCTAA
- the glgP gene encoding alpha-glucan family phosphorylase, translating into MKIHSFNVQPNLPENIKFLEELADNMWFSWNWQAILLFFKIDPALWNKSKRNPKWFLGAISQKRLEEISNDTEFVNHLNKVKEDFYKYKESSGWYHSNKKEGEENFLTAYFSMEYGIGEGLPIYSGGLGMLSGDHMKSASDLGLPLIGVGLFYQRGYVQQVLNRDGWQTEAYPENDWAHMPVEKVKDAQGQDLRVSIELGKDIIYAALWAVSVGRIKLYLLDTNLQENAHEFRTITEQLYGGDRENRIRQEVVLGIGGVKALAAMGIKPTVFHINEGHSAFLLCQRIIDIMRERNLQFAQAADIVWSTSVFTTHTPVIAGNEHFDPALVRKYMEVYAQKMGISWDEFVSLGKDEPTSATFCMTVLALKLSAYDNGVSKLHGEISREMWQKIWPTLPVKEIPITSITNGVHVSSWLSHEHSELYKKYSFNDRDINSVDITDRNTWSGVDSIPANEFWDVHNIRKDKLINMARLRLKKQLQRYGADATQINKASKILKPDVLTIGFARRFATYKRANLLFKDLNRLDKLINNPKQPIQFVFAGKAHPADIEGKEFVKYISNIQADPRFAGKIIFVEDYNMNLARYMVQGVDVWLNNPIRPMEASGTSGMKAAANGALTLSVLDGWWDEVGPCDFSWSIGGIEHYKTPDERDLVESEAIYNIIEQEIAPLFYERNEDNVPEKWVSYMKQSIKTIAPFFNTHRMVCEYYERFYSHAHKHFNILSDNKKVQDIGERRKVIAANWYRVNITDISPKLETETKIGDTITLRARVFLGAIPAEYVNVQAAIGVRGTTGDLISGQLINMTQTGKEEDALIYETVIRPENSGRQDYALRILQNIPYLPNQYMPLYISWEN; encoded by the coding sequence ATGAAAATTCATTCTTTTAACGTACAGCCTAATTTACCGGAAAATATAAAATTTCTTGAAGAATTAGCGGATAATATGTGGTTTAGCTGGAATTGGCAGGCTATTTTACTGTTTTTTAAAATAGACCCCGCCCTTTGGAATAAGAGTAAACGCAACCCCAAATGGTTCCTTGGCGCTATATCCCAAAAAAGATTAGAAGAAATAAGCAACGATACCGAATTTGTAAACCATTTAAATAAAGTTAAGGAAGATTTTTATAAATACAAAGAATCATCAGGTTGGTACCATTCCAACAAAAAAGAAGGGGAAGAAAACTTTTTAACAGCATATTTTTCAATGGAATACGGCATTGGCGAAGGCCTCCCCATATACTCGGGCGGGTTAGGCATGCTGTCCGGCGATCATATGAAAAGCGCAAGCGATCTCGGACTACCTTTAATAGGGGTAGGTTTGTTTTACCAAAGAGGTTATGTGCAGCAGGTTTTAAACCGCGACGGCTGGCAGACTGAGGCCTACCCGGAAAACGACTGGGCGCATATGCCTGTTGAAAAAGTTAAAGACGCTCAAGGCCAGGATCTCAGGGTTTCAATTGAACTTGGTAAAGACATTATTTACGCCGCTCTTTGGGCTGTAAGCGTAGGGCGCATAAAGCTTTATCTGTTAGACACAAACCTGCAGGAAAACGCGCACGAGTTCCGTACAATTACCGAGCAGCTTTACGGCGGCGACAGAGAAAACAGAATCCGCCAGGAAGTGGTTTTAGGTATAGGCGGCGTAAAAGCTTTAGCCGCAATGGGCATTAAACCTACCGTTTTCCATATTAACGAAGGGCACTCAGCTTTCCTTCTTTGCCAAAGAATAATCGATATTATGCGTGAACGCAATTTACAGTTTGCCCAAGCGGCCGACATTGTATGGTCAACCTCCGTGTTTACAACGCATACGCCCGTTATCGCCGGCAATGAGCATTTTGACCCGGCTTTAGTACGTAAATACATGGAAGTTTACGCGCAGAAAATGGGAATAAGCTGGGATGAGTTTGTATCCCTTGGTAAAGATGAACCAACCTCCGCTACATTTTGCATGACGGTACTTGCGTTAAAACTTTCGGCCTATGATAACGGCGTTTCCAAACTCCACGGGGAAATTTCCAGGGAAATGTGGCAAAAAATTTGGCCTACTTTGCCCGTAAAAGAAATTCCCATAACAAGCATTACCAACGGGGTACATGTATCAAGCTGGTTAAGCCACGAGCACAGCGAACTTTATAAAAAATACAGTTTTAACGATAGAGATATAAACAGCGTTGATATAACTGACAGAAATACATGGAGCGGCGTTGACTCCATTCCCGCCAATGAATTTTGGGATGTGCATAATATAAGAAAAGATAAGCTTATAAATATGGCCCGCTTGAGACTAAAAAAGCAGCTTCAGCGCTATGGCGCTGATGCTACCCAAATCAACAAAGCCTCCAAAATATTAAAGCCTGACGTTCTTACAATAGGTTTCGCCCGCCGCTTTGCCACTTACAAACGCGCCAATCTGTTATTTAAAGATTTAAACAGGCTTGATAAATTGATTAACAACCCAAAGCAACCGATACAATTTGTTTTCGCCGGCAAAGCGCACCCCGCCGATATTGAAGGCAAAGAGTTTGTTAAATATATATCCAACATACAGGCTGACCCCAGATTCGCGGGCAAAATAATTTTTGTTGAGGATTACAACATGAATTTGGCCCGCTACATGGTTCAGGGTGTTGACGTTTGGCTTAACAACCCCATAAGACCTATGGAAGCAAGCGGAACCAGCGGCATGAAAGCCGCGGCTAACGGCGCTTTAACCCTTTCAGTATTAGACGGGTGGTGGGATGAAGTTGGTCCCTGTGATTTCAGCTGGTCAATAGGCGGCATTGAACATTATAAAACACCTGATGAAAGGGACCTTGTGGAATCGGAAGCTATCTATAACATTATTGAACAGGAAATAGCCCCTTTATTTTATGAAAGGAATGAAGATAATGTGCCTGAAAAATGGGTAAGCTATATGAAGCAGTCTATTAAAACAATAGCGCCTTTCTTTAACACGCACCGCATGGTTTGCGAATACTATGAAAGATTTTACTCACACGCGCATAAGCACTTCAACATTCTTTCCGACAATAAAAAAGTGCAAGACATAGGCGAAAGAAGAAAAGTTATCGCCGCCAATTGGTACCGTGTAAACATTACGGATATTTCACCTAAACTCGAAACGGAAACAAAGATAGGCGATACAATTACTCTGCGCGCGAGAGTGTTTTTAGGAGCGATACCCGCGGAATATGTAAACGTGCAAGCCGCGATAGGCGTAAGAGGCACAACCGGGGACCTTATTTCAGGCCAATTAATTAACATGACGCAGACAGGCAAGGAAGAAGACGCCTTAATCTACGAAACTGTTATAAGACCGGAAAACAGCGGCCGACAGGATTACGCGTTAAGAATATTGCAAAATATTCCTTATCTGCCTAACCAATATATGCCTTTGTATATCAGTTGGGAAAACTAA
- a CDS encoding type IV pilin protein, whose protein sequence is MNQSKSLSLIPSCTAHFSKLLNNRAFTLIELLVVVLIIGILAAIALPMYTKAVDKSKAVEAIGIVKNFSDANQRYLLEYGVCAPSADDLDIDLNIDTNKYTVTYSIADHCRFEIKNKKNGLLIMAYGGSYAAAQCPNGDCVYCKVSKNSTYLISLCKTFGPLATEGTYLYYRIR, encoded by the coding sequence ATGAACCAAAGCAAATCTTTAAGCCTTATTCCCTCATGCACCGCTCACTTCAGCAAACTTCTGAACAATCGTGCATTTACGCTCATTGAGCTTTTGGTTGTTGTCCTTATCATCGGCATACTTGCCGCTATAGCGCTTCCGATGTACACAAAAGCGGTGGACAAATCTAAAGCTGTCGAAGCTATTGGAATTGTTAAAAATTTTTCCGATGCAAACCAAAGATATCTTTTGGAATACGGAGTATGCGCACCGTCAGCAGATGATTTAGATATTGATTTAAATATCGATACAAACAAATATACCGTAACTTATAGTATTGCTGATCACTGCCGCTTTGAGATAAAAAATAAAAAAAACGGTTTATTAATAATGGCATATGGAGGCTCTTATGCGGCAGCACAGTGCCCAAACGGGGACTGTGTCTATTGTAAAGTAAGCAAAAACTCAACTTATCTTATTTCCTTATGTAAAACATTCGGTCCTTTAGCCACTGAAGGAACTTATTTGTATTATAGAATCAGATAA